The nucleotide sequence GCAAAAGCCGCCGATTTGCAGTAAAATTTGAGGATTGATGGCACGTGCAACAATGGTCGATCGGGGGCCGGGCCGTTCAGGCTGTGTGCCGGTGCGGTTCTCGACAATAAATGCGTCGGTTGGAGTGTCTGTCAGCCAGGCTGGCGGCCAGTCGAATTTTATCGGCGGGCGGTCGGTGGCGGCCATGATGCCGACGTGGGCCGTCCCGTCCCACGCTTGCGATATGACAACGCCACTTACGTTTGGGGTTGCCCCACGTTCGTTCAGAAAACAGGTAAATCGATGATCAAGCCAACGCCCACGGAACAGTGGCTATCGATGCGTCGGGGCGATTTCGCCTCGCTTGGAGACGCGCTCGACTACGCGGGCGAAGGCGAGACGGGTTTCAATTTCTATACCGGTCGCGGTGAATTGTCCGACGTGCTCAGCTATGCCGATCTGCGCCGCCGAGCGCGCGATACGGCGCAGCGGTTGATGTCGCTCAATCTGGGCGAGGGCGCGCGTGTTGCGCTCGTCGCGGATACCGTGCCCGGTTTCATGGTGTGTTTCTTCGCATGCCAGTACGCTGGCTATGTACCTGTCCCGCTGCCGGTGATCGTGGGTCTGGGCAGTCGGGATGCCTACATCCGCCAGCTGCGTTCGCTGCTTCAGGGGTGTCATGCCGACGTGGCCCTGGCGCCCGAGGCGTTCATGAGTTTTCTCGAGTCCGCCGCCGATGGCATGACGCTGTCGTTTCTCGGCAGTTACGACTCCCTGGATACGTTGTCGCCGGCCCAGGCTGAATGGCCGGCGTCGGACGCCACCCGTACGGCCTATCTGCAATACACCTCGGGCAGCACGCAGTTTCCGCGCGGGGTAGTGATCTCCCAGGCCCAGGTGATGCAGAATCTGTCCAGTATTCTGGAATTGGGCGTGCAGATGCGCGCCGACGATCGTCTGGTGTCGTGGCTGCCGCTGTACCACGACATGGGGTTGGTCGGTTTCATGCTGGCCGCGCTGACCTCGCAACGATCGGTCGATTATCTGGCGACGCGCGATTTCGCGATGCGTCCGCGTCAGTGGTTGTCGCTGATCAGCCGCAATCGCGGCACGATTTCGTTCAGCCCGTCGTTCGGCTATGAGCTGTGCTCGCGCCGTATCCGGCACAATGCCGACGATTTCGACCTGTCGAGCTGGCGGATTGCCGGTGCCGGCGCGGAAACCATTCGGCCGGACTCGCTGGATCGTTTCGCCGATACTCTGGCGCCCGCCAAGTTCGATCGCCGGGCTTTCGTGGCGTGCTATGGCATGGCCGAGTGTTCGCTGGCGATCAGTTTTGCGCCGCTGGACCGAGGGTTGGCGGTTGATCATGTCGACGCCGAGGCGTTGGCTGAATCCGGGGCCGCTGTGCCGGCCTCGTCCGAAAGTGATCAGCGGGCGGCACGTTTCGTCGAGTGCGGCGAAATCCTGCCCGAATACGATTTCGAGATTCGCGGCGACGCGGGTGAGGCGCTGGGTGAGCGCCAGGTTGGCACCGTGCATGTGCGCGGCCCGAGCGTCATGTCCGGCTACTTCGAACAGCCCGAGGAGAGCGCGCGCGTGCTTTCGGATGACGGCTGGCTCAATACCGGCGACCTGGGTTATCGCATTGGTCGCCGCATCGTGATTACCGGTCGCGCCAAGGATCTGATCATCGTGAATGGCCGCAACATCTGGCCGCAGGATCTCGAGTGGCTGGCCGAGTCCCAGCCCGAGCTGCGCCCGGGCGATGCACTGGCCTTCGCGGCGCCGTCCGAATCCGGCAGCGATGGCGCGGTGCTGGTCATCCAGTGCCGGGTGCGCGATCCGCGGGATCGCGAGGCCTTGATCAAGCGGCTGGAAGGGCTGATGCGTCGCGAGTGTGGCGTCGAGTGTCTGGTCGAGGCGGTCGAACCGCATACCCTGCCGCGAACGTCGTCGGGCAAGCTTTCGCGGGCCGGCGCACGTCGTGACTATATCGAGCGGCTGGCCGAGCGGCTCCAGCGTCGACAGGCGACTTCGTCCGCCGAGGCGGCTGTGGTCGAAAGCGATCGACAGGCCGGCTAGAGTCTCGTGGCGGTTGTAGCAGTCACGGGCGCCACTGGCTTTATCGGGCGCGCCACGGTCGGCGCGTTACGCGCCGCCGGGCATCGGGTCCAGGCGCTGGCGCGCTCGCCGGAGGCCGCTGGCGCGATCCGTGCCATGGGCGCGATTCCGGTGCGTGGCGATCTGTCGAGTCCGGAGCGGTTGGCCGAGTTGGTATACCGCGTCGATGCACTGGTGCATTGCGCCGGCCAGGTTCGTGGCCTGTCGCATCGGGATTTCGCTGAGGTCAATGTGGCCGGTAGTGCGCGCCTGTTCGCGGCCGCGCACCGGGCTAGCTGCCCGGTGCTCGCCTTGTCGTCCCTTGCCGCACGCGAGCCCGCGCTGTCGCACTACGCGCTGAGCAAGCGCACCATGGAGTGCCTGCTGGCCGAATCCGATGCGCCGGTGCCGGCCTTCGTGCTGCGCCCGCCGGCGGTCTATGGGCCGGGCGATCGCGAGCTGGCCCCGTTGTTCGAGGCCATGGGGCGGGGCTTCGCGCCGATTCCTGGCAATCCGCGCGCCAGGGTTTCGCTGATTCACGTGCATGATCTCGCTGCCGCGATCGTGGCCTGGGTCGCGGGCGGCGCGCGCGCGAGCGGGATTTTCGAGATTCACGACGGCCAGGCCGGCGGCTACAGCTGGGACGATATCGTGGCCATCGCGGGGCGGCTGCGCGGCGCGCCGATCCGCCGCCTGGTATTGCCGGTGAGCGCGCTGCGGGCTACGGCTGCGCTCAACAGTGGTTGGGCGCGCCTTGCGGGGCAGGCGCCCATGTTCACGCCGGGCAAGCTGCGCGAGCTGCGTCATGCCGACTGGGTGGCCGACAATGCCTCGCTGGCCGGCGTCATCGATTGGCAACCGCAACTGGATCTGCAGGCGGGTCTGGCCGCAACCTGCGACTGGGCCGGCGCTTCGCCCGACAACGGATCAAACGATGAGCAACCGCTACGACGAAATATACGCCCATCTGAACGAATTGCTCGTGCCTTTCGTGCCCGCGGGCACGACGATCGAGCCCCAGACCCGGCTGGTGGACGACCTGGGGCTGGACTCGGTCCAGGTGATGGAAGTGTTGATGGAGCTCGAGGATCGGCTGGACGCCTCGATTCCGATGAACTTCCTGCCGGACGTCGAGACGATGGACGACCTGGTGAAAGCGATGAACGACAGTCTGGCGGCCTGAGTCTGTTCGACAAGTTCGAGCCGATCGCCCGCGTGCGTCGCGACATCGAGGCCTCGGGGATCGATCCCCTGGGGGTGCCGATCGAGCGTATCATTTCGGCCAGCGAGGGTGTGATCCGGGGGCGGCGCATGATTCTCGCCGGCACCAACAATTATCTCGGCCTGACCTTCGACGACAATTGCGTCGAGGCGGCGGTCGCCGCCGTGCGGTCCCAGGGTACCGGCACCACCGGTTCGCGCATGGCCAATGGCTCCTATGACGGGCATATTGCGCTTGAAGCCGAGCTCGCCGCGTTCTACGGCATGGGCCACGGGGTCGTGTTTTCCACCGGTTATCAGGCCAATCTGGGCATGCTGGCGGCCTTGGCTGGCCCGCGCGATACCGTGATGCTCGATGCCGATTGCCACGCCAGCATCTACGACGGACTCAAGCTCGGCGGCGCCCGGACGCTGCTGTTCAAGCACAACGACCCGGCCGATCTCGACAAACGGCTGGGGCGGCTTGGGGACGCGGCGGCGCATACGCTGGTGGTGGTCGAGGGCATTTACAGCATGCTCGGCGACATGGCCCCGCTGGCCGAAATCGTCGCGGTGGTCAAAAGGCATGGCGCTGCTATCCTGGTGGACGAGGCCCATTCCATGGGCATCGTGGGCAAGCGCGGGCGCGGCGTGGTCGAGGCCGCCGGTGTGATGGATCAAGTGGATTTCGTGGTTGGCACGTTCAGCAAGAGTCTGGGCGCGGCCGGCGGGTTCTGTGTGAGCCCGCACCCCGAACTCGACATGATTCGTTATGCCAGCCGTCCGTATATCTTCACGGCGTCCCCGGTGCCGTCGGTGATCGCCTCGGTGCGCGCGGCGCTCGCGCGCTTGCGCGATGACAACAGTCTGCGCGATCGCATCTGGGACAACGCCAATCGCCTGCATCGCGGTTTGTCACGCGCTGGCTTCACACTCGCAGCACCGCCTGGCCCGGTGGTGGCGGCGATATTCGAGTCGCGCGCGACGGCGCTTGGTTTCTGGCAGGGGCTGCTGGATCGCGGCGTGTATGTGAACCTGATGCTGCCGCCGGCCACCCCGGCCGGGAAATGCCTGATTCGAGCGAGCCTCAGTGCGGCGCACAGCCGTGGGCAGATCGATCATATCGTGGCGGCCTTCAAGGATATCGGTGCGCCGCTGGCCAAGGCGGTGTAAGCGTCCGTGAGCCGCCCCCTCCCGCCGTTTCTGCGCGCCGATAGCGGGTGTCGGAGCCCATGAGCCGGCCCCGTCCGGCAAGTCCGGAGGTGACGCTGATAACAGGCGCCTCGCAGGGGATTGGCTATGCTCTGGCCCTGGAATTGGCGCGGCGTGGCGATACGGTCGCCGTTCTGGCGCGTCGCCGGGCCGAACTGGATGAACTGGTCCGGCGCATCACCGTCGAGGGCGGGCGTGCACTGGCGGTGACCGCCGACGTGACCGACCGGGCCGCACTGGCTGCGGCGGCGGATCGGGTGCGGGCCGAGTTCGGCCCGATTACGCGTCTGGTTGCCAACGCCGGCGGCGGATCCTCGACCCACGTGCGGCACTACGACGCGCAGGCGGTGGAAGACACGGTTCAGCTCAATTTGATGGGGACGGCCAACGCCGTCGGCGTGGTTCTCGACGACATGCTCGCCGCCGGGCACGGGCATCTGGTGGCCATGGGCAGCCTGGCGGCGATGCGGGGATTGCCGACCGCGGCCGCGTACTCGGCGGCCAAGGCGGGCGTGGCGAACTTCATGGAAAGCCTCGCTATTGATCTGCGTCATAGTGGCATCGACGTAACACTGTTAGAACCAGGGTTCGTGGCCAAGCCAGATTCGAAAAAGCGTCGAGGTCGAATGCGCATGCCGTTGTCTATCGCCAGCGCCCGGATGGCAACGGCCATCGTCGCCCGTCGGCGCTACTGGCGCGGCCCGACTGGTCTGGTATTTGCCGCCAACATACTGCGATTGCTACCTTTTTCGGTCTACAGTCGAGTGCTGGCCGGGCGAGGTCGGAGCGCCGATTCGTGAACATGCATTTCGACTACAACAGCGAGGCTACTTATGAGTGCTGATTCGTCCGGTATCGCCGGATTTCGACGCAAGGCCGTCAAGCGTTTCGGCAAGAAGCTGTTCCGCGGCACGCTGATGGATTTTCTCTCCGCCCAGTCCAAAATCCCGGACGAGCCGGTGCTCGACAACGCCTTGTTCCCCTGGGCCGAGGGCGTACGCCTGCAGTGGACGGCCATGCGTGACGAACTGGATCAACTGTTGGAGCGGCGCAACGCGCTGCCCAGCTTCCAGGAAATCAGCCCGGATCAGTCACGCATCTCCACTGACGATCAGTGGAAGACGTTCTGGCTGCACGGGTTCGGTGAGCGCATGGAGTTCGGCCGCAAGCTGTGTCCCGCCACATCCGCCGCACTCGATCAGATCCCCGGTCTGTCGAATGCCTTCTTCTCGATCCTCGGACCCGGCAAGCATATTCCGCGTCATCGCGGTGTGACCAAGGGACTGGTCCGCTGCCATATCGGGCTGCGGGTGCCCGATTCGTCCGAGCCATGTCTGATTCAGGTTGAGGACGTAGACTGCCACTGGAAGGAAGGCGGTATGTTCTTTTTCGATGATACCTATCGGCATGAAGTCTGGAACAAGACGGACGGCGAGCGCGCTGTCCTGTTGTTCGATATCGAGCGGCCCATGGGGCTGCCGGGCCGGGCCGTGTCGCGGGCCATGATCGCGGCGCTCAAGCGCACCGCGTATTTTCGCGATGCCATGGCCAACCAGCGGGCATGGGAAGCGCGCTACCGGGCGGCCACGGCCTAGATCGATGGGGAGCAAACGTCGATCCGGACGCTAAAGGCAATCGATCGATGAGGGGATGATCCATGGCGCGATTCTATTTTTCGGGCCGGCGTAGTCACGAAGTCGGCACATGGCGACGTCGCTTGATGTGGTGGAGTGAGGCGGCGTTGCTGAAGAGCCTCATCGGCCTGTTGCGCGTACTGCCGTTGAAAACCGCATTTGCGTTCGGCGCAGTGCTCGGGGAAGGCTTCGGGCGTCTGTCGCCGCGGGTCGAGAAGGTGCGCCGCAACCTGCGCGTGGTGTTCCCGGAGGCCGGCGGCGAGGAGCTGGACCGGGTTACCCGTGCGTCGTTTGCCAATGTCGGCGTGGCCATGGCCGAGCTGGCCAATCTCGACCGGTTGTGGCGCGATCGCGATGAGCGCATCGAGTTCAATGTGCTGCCCGGCGCCCACGTGCCGCGCCGCGACCGGCCGAGCGTGTTCGTGACGGCGCATTTCGGCCCGTGGCAGCTCACACCGTTGATCGGGCGCTATTACGACGTCCCGCTCCCGGTGATCTATGCCCCGGAACAGAACCCCTATGTCGATCGGACACTGAATCGCCTGCGCGCGGCCTTTGCCAATCCGCTGGTCTCGCGTGATGGCGGCATGCGCATGTTCATGCGCTCGTTGTCGCGGGGGGAGTCGATCGGCATGACCGTTGACACCCGTCTGGACAGCGGTGAAGTGGTGTCGTTCTTCGGGCAACCGGCGATGACCAACACCGCGCCGGCACGACTGGCGTTGCGCTTTGATTGCGAT is from Salinisphaera sp. LB1 and encodes:
- a CDS encoding fatty acyl-AMP ligase; amino-acid sequence: MIKPTPTEQWLSMRRGDFASLGDALDYAGEGETGFNFYTGRGELSDVLSYADLRRRARDTAQRLMSLNLGEGARVALVADTVPGFMVCFFACQYAGYVPVPLPVIVGLGSRDAYIRQLRSLLQGCHADVALAPEAFMSFLESAADGMTLSFLGSYDSLDTLSPAQAEWPASDATRTAYLQYTSGSTQFPRGVVISQAQVMQNLSSILELGVQMRADDRLVSWLPLYHDMGLVGFMLAALTSQRSVDYLATRDFAMRPRQWLSLISRNRGTISFSPSFGYELCSRRIRHNADDFDLSSWRIAGAGAETIRPDSLDRFADTLAPAKFDRRAFVACYGMAECSLAISFAPLDRGLAVDHVDAEALAESGAAVPASSESDQRAARFVECGEILPEYDFEIRGDAGEALGERQVGTVHVRGPSVMSGYFEQPEESARVLSDDGWLNTGDLGYRIGRRIVITGRAKDLIIVNGRNIWPQDLEWLAESQPELRPGDALAFAAPSESGSDGAVLVIQCRVRDPRDREALIKRLEGLMRRECGVECLVEAVEPHTLPRTSSGKLSRAGARRDYIERLAERLQRRQATSSAEAAVVESDRQAG
- a CDS encoding SDR family oxidoreductase, with amino-acid sequence MSRPRPASPEVTLITGASQGIGYALALELARRGDTVAVLARRRAELDELVRRITVEGGRALAVTADVTDRAALAAAADRVRAEFGPITRLVANAGGGSSTHVRHYDAQAVEDTVQLNLMGTANAVGVVLDDMLAAGHGHLVAMGSLAAMRGLPTAAAYSAAKAGVANFMESLAIDLRHSGIDVTLLEPGFVAKPDSKKRRGRMRMPLSIASARMATAIVARRRYWRGPTGLVFAANILRLLPFSVYSRVLAGRGRSADS
- a CDS encoding aspartyl/asparaginyl beta-hydroxylase domain-containing protein, which gives rise to MSADSSGIAGFRRKAVKRFGKKLFRGTLMDFLSAQSKIPDEPVLDNALFPWAEGVRLQWTAMRDELDQLLERRNALPSFQEISPDQSRISTDDQWKTFWLHGFGERMEFGRKLCPATSAALDQIPGLSNAFFSILGPGKHIPRHRGVTKGLVRCHIGLRVPDSSEPCLIQVEDVDCHWKEGGMFFFDDTYRHEVWNKTDGERAVLLFDIERPMGLPGRAVSRAMIAALKRTAYFRDAMANQRAWEARYRAATA
- a CDS encoding lysophospholipid acyltransferase family protein, producing the protein MARFYFSGRRSHEVGTWRRRLMWWSEAALLKSLIGLLRVLPLKTAFAFGAVLGEGFGRLSPRVEKVRRNLRVVFPEAGGEELDRVTRASFANVGVAMAELANLDRLWRDRDERIEFNVLPGAHVPRRDRPSVFVTAHFGPWQLTPLIGRYYDVPLPVIYAPEQNPYVDRTLNRLRAAFANPLVSRDGGMRMFMRSLSRGESIGMTVDTRLDSGEVVSFFGQPAMTNTAPARLALRFDCDLVPILAERLPGGRFRVNIHPPIVPSQPEASRDDKALDMSRQINALFESKIARQPDQWLCLRRRWPETVEQQHA